Proteins co-encoded in one Tachysurus fulvidraco isolate hzauxx_2018 chromosome 17, HZAU_PFXX_2.0, whole genome shotgun sequence genomic window:
- the ran gene encoding GTP-binding nuclear protein Ran gives MAENDPQVQFKLVLVGDGGTGKTTFVKRHLTGEFEKKYVATLGVEVHPLVFHTNRGAIKYNVWDTAGQEKFGGLRDGYYIQAQCAIIMFDVTSRVTYKNVPNWHRDLVRVCENIPIVLCGNKVDIKDRKVKAKSIVFHRKKNLQYYDISAKSNYNFEKPFLWLARKLIGDPNLEFVEMPALAPPEIAMDPSLAAQYEHDLKVASETALPDEDDDL, from the exons ATGGCAGAAAACGACCCACAGGTTCAGTTTAAG CTTGTTCTTGTTGGAGATGGAGGTACAGGAAAGACCACCTTTGTGAAGAGACACTTGACAGGAGAGTTTGAAAAGAAATATGTTG CAACTCTGGGTGTTGAAGTGCATCCCTTGGTTTTCCACACCAACAGGGGTGCTATCAAGTACAATGTATGGGACACAGCAGGACAGGAGAAGTTCGGAGGCCTGCGAGACGGATATTATATTCAAG CTCAGTGTGCAATCATCATGTTTGACGTGACCTCTCGAGTGACTTACAAGAATGTTCCCAACTGGCATCGTGAcctggtgcgtgtgtgtgagaacattcCAATAGTACTGTGCGGCAACAAAGTGGACATCAAAGACCGGAAGGTGAAAGCTAAGAGCATTGTGTTCCACCGCAAGAAGAACCTACAG TACTATGACATCTCCGCCAAGAGTAATTATAACTTTGAGAAGCCTTTCCTGTGGCTTGCACGAAAGCTGATTGGAGATCCCAACTTGGAGTTTGTGGAGATGCCTGCCCTAGCCCCACCCGAAATCGCCATGGACCCATCACTTGCTGCACAGTATGAGCATGACCTGAAA GTGGCATCAGAAACGGCTCTCCCAGATGAGGACGACGACCTCTAA